From the genome of Devriesea agamarum, one region includes:
- the rpoZ gene encoding DNA-directed RNA polymerase subunit omega, translated as MSGTVAQPEGITNPPIDRLLETVDSKYGLVLYSAKRARQINAYYSQLSEGLLEYVGPLVETESQEKPLSIALREIDEGMLTVRSVDELPEAEPASDKPSAPAGLSLSGTGADDETDAGLNLPPL; from the coding sequence GTGTCCGGAACCGTTGCCCAGCCCGAAGGCATCACTAACCCCCCGATCGACCGTCTCCTAGAGACCGTCGATTCCAAGTATGGCCTCGTGCTCTACTCGGCTAAGCGCGCCCGTCAGATCAATGCGTACTACTCGCAGCTATCTGAAGGTCTCCTGGAATACGTCGGACCGCTCGTCGAAACTGAATCGCAGGAAAAGCCGTTGTCGATTGCGCTGCGCGAGATCGACGAAGGAATGCTGACCGTTCGTTCAGTCGATGAGCTTCCCGAAGCTGAACCGGCCTCGGACAAGCCGTCAGCACCCGCGGGTCTCAGCCTCTCCGGGACCGGCGCTGACGATGAAACCGATGCGGGTTTGAATCTGCCGCCCCTGTGA
- the coaBC gene encoding bifunctional phosphopantothenoylcysteine decarboxylase/phosphopantothenate--cysteine ligase CoaBC, protein MAIQQSEIPMSDTVPGNHPLAGKRIVVGICAGIAAYKAAHIVRGLRAAGADVRVIVTKASLEFIGKATWEALSGHPVLTDVFEHVDEVAHVRIGQESDAVLVVPATADLLARARAGRADDLLTATLLMAHGPVVMAPAMHTEMWEHPATVENVEVLRRRGVVVAEPAVGRLTGPDSGPGRLPEPETVLDLLTAVIARGGRGHDLAGRRVLITAGGTREHLDPVRYLTNHSSGKQGWAIANAAASRGAEVTLIAANVAMPAPCGVRVKPVGSADELAQAVRAERSRTDVLVMAAAVADYAPVNPAGHKLKKMTDAGAAGAHEGAISAGEADSFRVSMTLSLRETTDVLHESVTDRNHRRDGRMGADVGVGAEEILPHVIIGFAAETGDEGQDALTHARQKARRKGADLLAANDVSRGVFGSETNVVTVLDASGRTLAECAGSKVEVAHALLDHTVSLLPPAQA, encoded by the coding sequence ATGGCGATTCAGCAGAGCGAGATACCGATGTCGGACACAGTCCCCGGCAACCACCCCTTAGCGGGAAAGCGCATCGTGGTCGGTATTTGCGCAGGCATCGCCGCGTATAAGGCCGCGCACATCGTGCGCGGCCTTCGTGCTGCCGGTGCTGATGTTCGCGTGATCGTGACGAAAGCCAGCCTTGAGTTCATCGGCAAAGCCACCTGGGAAGCCCTCAGTGGGCATCCGGTTCTGACCGATGTCTTTGAGCATGTGGACGAGGTCGCGCACGTGCGCATTGGCCAGGAAAGCGATGCCGTGCTGGTGGTTCCGGCGACCGCGGATCTGCTGGCGCGGGCTCGTGCGGGTCGTGCCGATGACCTGCTGACGGCAACCCTTCTCATGGCGCACGGCCCCGTGGTGATGGCCCCGGCGATGCATACCGAGATGTGGGAGCACCCAGCTACCGTCGAGAATGTCGAGGTGTTGCGTCGGCGCGGCGTGGTGGTGGCAGAACCAGCGGTGGGCCGTCTGACGGGCCCCGACTCCGGCCCGGGTCGTCTGCCAGAACCCGAGACCGTGCTGGATTTGTTGACGGCGGTGATTGCGCGCGGTGGTCGCGGGCACGACTTGGCAGGCCGCAGGGTGTTGATCACGGCTGGGGGAACGCGAGAACATCTCGACCCGGTTCGGTATCTAACCAATCATTCGTCGGGTAAACAGGGGTGGGCGATAGCGAATGCTGCAGCATCGCGTGGCGCAGAGGTCACGCTGATTGCGGCAAACGTTGCGATGCCAGCGCCGTGTGGGGTGCGGGTTAAACCGGTGGGTAGCGCTGATGAGCTCGCGCAGGCCGTGCGCGCTGAACGATCTCGCACCGATGTTCTCGTGATGGCCGCAGCTGTCGCCGATTACGCTCCGGTGAATCCTGCCGGTCACAAACTCAAAAAAATGACAGACGCAGGTGCTGCCGGCGCTCATGAAGGTGCCATATCTGCTGGTGAGGCTGACTCATTTCGGGTGTCGATGACACTTTCCCTGCGAGAGACCACGGATGTTCTGCATGAATCCGTGACCGATCGCAACCACAGACGCGATGGGCGCATGGGGGCCGACGTGGGCGTTGGAGCCGAGGAGATTCTCCCTCATGTGATTATCGGTTTTGCCGCTGAAACCGGTGATGAGGGGCAGGATGCGCTAACCCATGCGCGGCAGAAAGCGCGCCGCAAGGGCGCTGATCTGCTCGCAGCCAATGATGTGAGCAGGGGCGTATTTGGAAGTGAAACCAATGTGGTCACCGTGCTTGATGCGTCCGGACGCACCTTAGCTGAGTGCGCGGGTTCCAAAGTCGAGGTGGCTCATGCCTTACTGGACCACACGGTCAGTCTGCTGCCGCCTGCCCAGGCGTAG
- the metK gene encoding methionine adenosyltransferase, producing MTSLDTLRLFTSESVTEGHPDKVCDQISDAILDDLIAQSPASRVAVETLVTTGLVHVAGEVRTDGYSDINKIVRKVIGDIGYDSSEKGFDADSCGIEVSIGSQSEDIAAGVDNSLESRDSGSGAAERFEGQGAGDQGLMFGFACTDTPELMPLPIHAAHRLAKNLSEARRNGVLPYLRPDGKTQVTIGYDDDGVARSVETIVVSSQHAPEVNLDEQLAPGVRKVVVAPVLEELAALGLETSNVTLHVNPTGRFVIGGPKGDAGLTGRKIIVDTYGGFARHGGGAFSGKDPSKVDRSAAYAMRWVAKNIVAAGLATKCEVQVAYAIGRARPVGLYVETFGTGTYPEHRLVQAINKVFDLRPEAIIDRLELLRPIYRRTATFGHFGREEADFTWERTDRVDDLLGAL from the coding sequence ATGACCTCGCTCGATACTCTGCGCCTTTTTACCTCCGAATCAGTGACGGAGGGGCATCCGGATAAAGTGTGCGACCAGATTTCGGACGCAATTCTCGATGATCTGATTGCCCAGTCCCCAGCTTCTCGAGTGGCTGTTGAAACCTTGGTGACCACGGGACTCGTCCATGTTGCGGGTGAAGTGCGCACGGACGGCTACTCCGATATCAACAAAATTGTGCGCAAGGTCATCGGCGACATTGGCTATGACTCTTCGGAGAAAGGCTTCGATGCGGATTCCTGCGGCATCGAAGTGTCTATCGGCTCCCAGTCGGAAGACATCGCCGCTGGAGTCGATAACTCCCTAGAGAGCCGCGACAGCGGGAGCGGTGCCGCCGAGCGTTTTGAAGGCCAGGGCGCGGGGGACCAGGGTTTGATGTTTGGTTTTGCCTGCACTGACACTCCTGAACTGATGCCTTTACCCATTCATGCAGCTCACCGGCTTGCCAAGAACTTGTCCGAGGCTCGGCGCAACGGTGTGCTGCCTTACCTGCGGCCCGATGGTAAGACTCAGGTCACAATCGGCTACGACGATGACGGGGTGGCGCGCAGCGTCGAAACAATTGTGGTGTCCTCCCAACACGCCCCCGAGGTGAACTTGGACGAGCAATTGGCTCCCGGTGTGCGCAAGGTCGTGGTTGCTCCGGTGCTGGAGGAGCTTGCCGCGTTAGGCCTGGAGACCTCGAATGTCACCCTGCATGTAAATCCGACCGGTCGTTTCGTGATCGGAGGTCCGAAGGGGGATGCGGGTTTGACGGGACGCAAGATCATTGTCGACACCTACGGCGGGTTTGCTCGCCACGGCGGTGGGGCGTTTTCCGGGAAGGATCCCTCGAAGGTGGACCGTTCGGCGGCGTATGCGATGCGCTGGGTCGCCAAGAACATCGTGGCCGCGGGCCTGGCCACCAAGTGCGAAGTACAGGTGGCGTACGCCATTGGACGAGCCCGTCCGGTGGGGCTGTACGTGGAAACCTTTGGCACCGGGACCTACCCGGAGCACAGGCTGGTCCAGGCGATTAACAAAGTGTTCGATCTTCGTCCCGAGGCGATTATTGATCGTCTGGAACTGCTGCGGCCGATCTACCGTCGCACGGCTACGTTTGGTCATTTCGGCCGGGAAGAAGCTGACTTCACCTGGGAGCGAACGGATCGAGTCGATGACCTGCTCGGGGCGCTATGA
- the hisI gene encoding phosphoribosyl-AMP cyclohydrolase: protein MTTLDQDPIRKRQESTLDPEIAERLKRDQHGLICAVVQDYDSREVLMVAWMDDEALARTLAEGRITFWSRSRQEYWRKGDSSGHRQYLRRLRLDCDGDALLIEVDQVGSACHTGTQSCFDDRLLAQCDRNEDVTRAARTDNAQ from the coding sequence ATGACGACACTCGACCAAGACCCGATCAGGAAGCGTCAGGAAAGCACTCTCGACCCGGAGATCGCTGAGCGCCTTAAGCGCGATCAGCACGGACTCATCTGCGCCGTCGTCCAGGACTACGACAGTCGGGAAGTGCTGATGGTGGCCTGGATGGATGATGAGGCCTTGGCGCGTACCTTGGCAGAGGGCCGCATCACCTTCTGGTCGCGCTCCAGGCAAGAGTACTGGCGCAAAGGCGACAGCTCGGGCCATCGGCAGTACCTGCGGCGTCTGCGGTTAGATTGCGACGGAGATGCGCTACTCATTGAAGTTGATCAGGTCGGTTCCGCATGCCATACCGGAACTCAAAGCTGTTTCGATGATCGGCTACTGGCCCAATGCGACAGGAATGAGGACGTGACCCGAGCGGCGAGAACGGACAACGCACAATGA